One genomic window of Dioscorea cayenensis subsp. rotundata cultivar TDr96_F1 unplaced genomic scaffold, TDr96_F1_v2_PseudoChromosome.rev07_lg8_w22 25.fasta BLBR01001428.1, whole genome shotgun sequence includes the following:
- the LOC120256418 gene encoding MDIS1-interacting receptor like kinase 2-like — protein MKSLLSSKFTATFPTLMMVMVLSLLVLLFSNLCLPVFSMATASNIESQGKALLQWKATLETQELLNTWTSKTSPCNWTGITCRNDGHLMPTITRVQLEQLGLERKLEILNFSALPSLRVLNLSNNHIHGYIPASISALSKLAILDLSNNKLTSVIPSEFGMLPNEMANLTNLIILDLFNNNLSSNLPPNLVKGSLLQYLGLGYNNFQGLIPISLKNSTNLSRFRLDRNLFIGDVSQSFGVHPHLDYIDVSFKKLSGTLSPTWGACLNLTSLKISGNRINGKIPWEIVQLSKLQLLDISSNNLNGKDPKRVRKIISLISLEHGK, from the exons ATGAAATCACTGCTTTCCTCAAAGTTCACAGCCACCTTCCCAACattgatgatggtgatggtacTTTCGTTGTTAGTACTACTCTTCTCCAATCTCTGTTTGCCTGTTTTCAGCATGGCAACAGCTTCAAATATTGAATCCCAAGGGAAAGCTCTTCTTCAATGGAAGGCCACTCTTGAAACACAAGAACTTCTTAACACCTGGACATCAAAGACAAGTCCATGCAATTGGACTGGAATCACTTGCAGAAATGATGGCCATCTCATGCCAACCATCACCAGGGTCCAATTGGAACAATTGGGACTAGAAAGGAAACTGGAGATTCTCAACTTCTCAGCTCTGCCATCACTCAGAGTTCTCAACCTTAGCAACAACCATATACATGGATACATCCCTGCATCCATTTCAGCTCTCTCCAAGCTCGCCATTCTTGATCTCTCTAACAACAAGCTCACAAGCGTCATCCCATCAGAGTTTG GCATGTTGCCGAATGAAATGGCAAACCTcacaaatttaattattcttgATTTGTTCAACAACAATCTTTCTAGTAAcctaccaccaaatttggttaAAGGCAGTTTGCTTCAATATCTTGGGTTGGGATATAATAATTTCCAAGGTCTCATTCCCataagtttgaaaaattcaacaaactTATCCAGGTTCCGGCTTGACAGAAACCTATTTATTGGAGATGTCTCTCAAAGCTTTGGTGTTCATCCGCATTTGGATTATATTGATGTAAGTTTTAAAAAACTGTCCGGCACTTTATCACCAACTTGGGGAGCATGCCTTAACTTGACAAGTCTTAAAATATCAGGCAACAGAATTAATGGAAAAATACCATGGGAAATTGTTCAATTGTCAAAGTTGCAACTACTTGACATCTCTTCTAATAATTTGAATGGGAAAGATCCCAAGAGGGTTCGGAAAATTATCTCACTTATTTCACTTGAACATGGGAAATAA
- the LOC120256414 gene encoding probable leucine-rich repeat receptor-like protein kinase At1g35710, whose translation MASLKAHHHPNVDVVTSKIEFQGRALLQWKATLETQELHNTWISKTSPCNWTGITCRNDGHLMPNITKLQLRDFGLEGKLETLNFSDLPSLKVLDLNGNRLYEFIPATISVLSKLIILDLANNSLTGIIPLELGNLTRLKTLWLATNQISGSIPLSFGNLLNLNRLAISINSLVGSISLEFGNLTKLNILYLWSNNFTGSIPPEIGYMVNLKEFDISSNNITGSIPPNIGNLTKLETFKLDINNINGFIPFEIGNLVNFKIFDISYNQITGPIPYSTKNLTKLERFYLHDNNINGSIREIGNLVNLGNFDVSNNQIIDSIPPSIGNLTNLELLYLYGNNISGFIPSEIGNLINLTVLQIFDNQLSGPIPHGIGRDMLDISSNNLVGKIPRELGAIPPEFGDLSSLEVLDLSRNNLIGEIPIWLKNCIKLSTLKLSNNLLNGTIPSQIENTRLKDLMAKMDTLLQVMDQRDKRIKVLEQSLMAISQYIENQQAHSSVMVVQPPSRSTAEGSHASESRAIQPSLARSLRLDFPRFDSSDALQWIFIAEQFFDFYDISDPYHLKIVAVHMKGKSSHGFKCCRKLVSFFLGLPWLGPLRLHMVRRSLNARAMRYSSYNNMIQLQVIIRHSLP comes from the exons ATGGCTTCCCTCAAAGCTCACCACCATCCCAACGTTGACGTTGTTA CTTCAAAGATTGAATTCCAAGGGAGAGCTCTTCTTCAATGGAAGGCCACCCTTGAGACACAAGAACTTCATAACACCTGGATATCAAAGACCAGTCCATGCAATTGGACTGGAATCACTTGCAGAAATGATGGTCATCTCATGCCAAACATCACTAAGCTCCAACTGAGAGATTTTGGACTAGAAGGAAAGCTGGAGACTCTCAACTTCTCTGATCTACCATCACTCAAAGTTCTCGACCTTAATGGCAACCGCCTCTATGAATTTATCCCTGCAACCATTTCAGTTCTCTCCAAGCTCATCATCCTTGATCTTGCTAACAACAGTCTCACAGGCATCATCCCTTTAGAGCTTGGTAATTTGACAAGGCTCAAGACCTTGTGGCTCGCTACAAATCAGATAAGTGGCTCCATACCtctttcttttggaaacttGTTGAACCTGAATCGGTTAGCCATCTCCATAAATTCATTGGTTGGTTCCATCTCTTTAGAGTTTGGAAACTTAACCAAACTCAATATTTTATACTTATGGAGCAATAACTTCACTGGCTCCATCCCCCCTGAGATTGGATATATGGTGAATCTTAAGGAATTTGATATCTCTAGCAACAATATAACAGGTTCCATCCCTCCAAACATAGGGAACTTGACTAAGCTTGAAACCTTCAAGTTAGATATTAATAACATAAATGGCTTCATTCCTTTTGAGATCGGGAATCTAgtgaatttcaaaatatttgatatatctTACAATCAAATCACTGGTCCCATCCCATATAGCACTAAAAACTTAACCAAGCTTGAAAGGTTTTACCTGCATGACAATAACATAAATGGCTCCATTCGTGAGATTGGGAATCTAGTGAATTTAGGAAATTTTGATGTTTCTAACAACCAAATAATTGATTCTATCCCACCTAGCATTGGAAATCTAACAAATCTTGAATTGCTTTACCTATATGGCAATAACATTAGTGGCTTCATTCCTAGTGAGATTGGGAATCTAATAAACTTGACAGTGCTCCAAATATTTGACAATCAATTAAGTGGTCCCATCCCACATGGCATTGGTAGGGAT aTGCTTGACATCTCTTCCAACAATTTAGTGGGAAAAATTCCAAGGGAGTTGG GAGCCATACCACCAGAATTTGGGGATCTATCTTCATTAGAAGTTCTAGATTTGTCAAGAAATAATTTGATTGGAGAAATACCAATATGGTTGAAGAATTGCATTAAATTGAGCACACTCAAGTTGAGCAATAATCTACTGAATGGCACCATCCCTTCACAAATTG AGAACACTCGCCTCAAAGACCTGATGGCAAAGATGGACACCTTGTTACAGGTCATGGATCAGCGTGATAAACGCATCAAGGTCCTTGAGCAATCTCTCATGGCAATCTCACAATATATTGAAAATCAACAAGCCCATTCTTCAGTAATGGTAGTGCAACCACCATCACGCTCAACAGCTGAAGGTTCACACGCATCTGAGAGCAGGGCCATCCAACCAAGTCTTGCACGATCACTCCGTCTGGATTTTCCAAGATTTGACAGCTCTGATGCACTCCAGTGGATATTTATAGCAGAGCAATTCTTCGACTTCTATGACATCTCCGACCCATACCATCTGAAGATTGTAGCTGTACACATGAAGGGGAAGTCATCCCATGGTTTCAAATGCTGCAGAAAGCTGGTGAGCTTCTTTCTTGGTCTTCCTTGGCTAGGGCCATTGAGACTGCATATGGTCCGTCGGTCTTTGAATGCCCGTGCTATGCGTTATTCAAGCTACAACAACATGATTCAGTTGCAAGTTATTATTCGACATTCCTTGCCTTAG